A single region of the Kocuria rosea genome encodes:
- a CDS encoding YhgE/Pip domain-containing protein, which yields MRFWVLPVLVVILLAAAGTGLYMGGLSNPAAHLKDFPVAVVNQDAGTEVSSGNGDVQQENLGDEIVEGFVEEAAQGEELDLQVLSWKQAQVQLQTGQVYAAVVIPESFSADAVGLVAGSLTQEDTTQPTVTVYTDPQAGALATRLATAAIEPGLDRASATLGGQLAVAAQDAEDQARLQVEQQLAADQAQQARQAQQAAAQAGPATAAFAQQLAAQQQDTPAQLAEQLAPEVSAASAVVLADPIRVTTTAYQDLEDGTALGMGAFYYAILLLVLGLTGSIGINVLVDGRLGITPLEMGARFQQNPATTPSRPVTFLLKWGLFVIAAAPAGGVVMWVAHTAGVPLPHGGTLFLVSWLAMAAVSAVVFALLTVFGSAGMLLAMLYLILMGLPSAGAVVPLEALPGFFRAIAPAEPLHHIAMAVRSVLYFDAVPEAGLRTGVLALTAILAVAVLVALAVGALYDRTAGRRGVVARSAPVAV from the coding sequence GTGCGCTTCTGGGTACTGCCCGTCCTCGTGGTAATCCTGCTGGCTGCCGCCGGCACGGGGCTGTACATGGGGGGCCTGTCCAATCCGGCCGCCCATCTAAAGGACTTCCCTGTCGCGGTCGTCAACCAGGACGCCGGAACTGAAGTGTCCAGCGGGAACGGGGACGTCCAGCAAGAGAACCTCGGTGACGAGATCGTCGAGGGGTTCGTCGAGGAAGCGGCCCAGGGCGAGGAACTGGACCTGCAGGTGCTGTCCTGGAAGCAGGCACAGGTCCAGCTGCAGACCGGGCAGGTCTACGCCGCGGTGGTCATCCCGGAGTCCTTCTCCGCCGACGCCGTCGGCCTAGTAGCCGGGTCCTTGACCCAGGAGGACACCACTCAGCCGACCGTGACCGTCTACACCGACCCGCAGGCCGGGGCCCTGGCCACCCGCCTGGCCACCGCGGCAATCGAACCGGGCCTGGACCGGGCCAGCGCCACTCTCGGCGGACAGCTTGCCGTCGCCGCCCAGGACGCCGAGGATCAGGCCCGCCTCCAGGTGGAGCAGCAACTGGCCGCGGACCAGGCGCAGCAGGCCCGGCAGGCGCAGCAGGCCGCTGCCCAAGCCGGGCCAGCCACCGCCGCCTTCGCCCAGCAACTGGCCGCCCAGCAACAGGACACTCCCGCCCAGCTGGCCGAGCAACTGGCCCCTGAGGTCAGTGCGGCCTCAGCCGTGGTGCTGGCCGATCCGATTCGGGTGACCACCACCGCCTACCAGGACTTGGAAGATGGCACCGCCCTGGGCATGGGGGCCTTCTACTACGCAATCCTGTTGCTCGTGCTCGGCCTGACCGGATCCATTGGCATCAACGTGCTCGTCGACGGGCGGCTGGGCATCACACCCCTGGAGATGGGCGCACGCTTCCAACAAAACCCGGCCACCACGCCCTCGCGCCCGGTGACGTTCCTGCTCAAATGGGGCCTGTTCGTGATTGCCGCCGCCCCGGCGGGCGGAGTGGTGATGTGGGTCGCCCACACCGCCGGTGTCCCCCTTCCCCACGGCGGGACCCTGTTCCTGGTCAGTTGGCTGGCCATGGCCGCGGTCTCTGCGGTGGTCTTCGCCCTGCTCACCGTCTTCGGCAGCGCCGGGATGCTACTGGCCATGCTGTACCTGATCCTCATGGGCCTGCCCTCAGCCGGGGCGGTCGTACCCCTGGAGGCCCTACCCGGTTTCTTCCGTGCCATTGCCCCGGCCGAGCCGCTGCACCACATCGCCATGGCTGTCCGCTCGGTGCTCTACTTCGACGCTGTCCCCGAGGCCGGCCTGCGCACCGGCGTCCTCGCCCTGACCGCGATCCTGGCAGTGGCCGTGCTGGTGGCACTGGCGGTCGGCGCGCTCTACGACCGCACCGCCG
- a CDS encoding TetR/AcrR family transcriptional regulator, which yields MDTFAATDPGAKRSRSTTRARLLATSAAVFAEKGIEGASVEELCAAAGFSRGAFYSNFATKTELALAMYEDHVGQLVTRLDDQLEAWLAAGEPTAAVVGRIIEGMSDFTSDTIWHCVRLELLLAARRSPQVRDVVLAQRVTLTEAVTEALARVADQQELSLTVRASELAELLLSTYDGRLNDQLAAPVSTPANSHLVPTLWLAFTRPRVQP from the coding sequence ATGGACACCTTTGCTGCCACCGACCCGGGCGCAAAACGATCGCGGAGCACCACTCGGGCCCGGTTGCTGGCCACCTCCGCAGCCGTGTTCGCTGAAAAGGGCATCGAGGGCGCCAGTGTGGAGGAGCTGTGCGCGGCGGCCGGCTTCAGTCGCGGCGCTTTCTACAGCAATTTCGCGACCAAGACGGAGTTGGCCTTGGCGATGTACGAGGATCACGTCGGCCAGTTGGTCACCCGGCTCGACGACCAATTGGAGGCCTGGCTGGCCGCCGGGGAGCCCACCGCCGCAGTGGTAGGGCGCATCATCGAAGGCATGTCGGACTTCACCTCTGACACCATCTGGCACTGCGTGCGACTGGAGTTGCTGCTGGCCGCCCGTCGCTCACCTCAGGTGCGCGACGTCGTCCTCGCGCAACGGGTCACCCTGACCGAGGCGGTCACCGAGGCGCTGGCACGCGTGGCCGACCAGCAGGAACTCAGCCTCACCGTGAGAGCCTCTGAGCTGGCGGAGTTGCTGCTGTCGACCTACGACGGACGGCTCAACGACCAGCTCGCCGCCCCTGTGAGCACGCCGGCTAACTCCCACCTTGTCCCCACTCTCTGGCTGGCCTTCACCCGGCCCAGAGTCCAGCCGTGA
- a CDS encoding IS30 family transposase, whose translation MQAGEFITGAVAAIRTSRRTGARVLEEAGGVRPRRGRDLKGRCLSFAEREEIALLRVQGQSLRQIGAAIGRSPSTISRELRRNATAQGGYRATTAHVLAYERAARPKPAKLHTHPEVRAIVVRDLAKKYSPEQIAGRLRREFPDKPEMWVSTETIYQSLYVQSRGALKQELTRYLRTGRAVRRPCRKAGQRKNRVPDMINISDRPAEAKDRAVPGHWEGDLIIGKNNQSAIGTLVERTTNYTMLVHLPEGYKPEQVRDGLAAKIKTLPEALRRSLTWDQGTEMRDWKQVRVDAGIEIFFCDPHSPWQRGINENTNGLLRQYFPKGADLSAFTAAELDAVAEELNDRPRKRLEFQKPIEVIGDLLLQ comes from the coding sequence ATGCAGGCCGGGGAGTTCATCACCGGGGCGGTGGCAGCTATCCGTACAAGCCGGCGCACCGGGGCCCGGGTCCTGGAGGAGGCCGGTGGGGTGCGGCCACGCCGCGGACGCGACCTCAAGGGCCGGTGCCTGAGCTTCGCCGAGCGGGAGGAGATCGCCCTGTTGCGCGTTCAGGGACAGTCTTTGCGGCAGATCGGGGCGGCGATCGGCCGATCACCGTCGACGATCTCTCGAGAGCTGCGACGTAACGCCACCGCCCAAGGCGGCTATCGGGCCACGACAGCGCACGTGCTGGCCTATGAAAGAGCAGCGCGCCCGAAGCCAGCGAAGCTGCACACCCATCCCGAGGTGCGTGCGATCGTCGTGAGAGACCTCGCCAAGAAGTATTCGCCGGAGCAGATCGCTGGGCGCCTGCGACGAGAATTCCCCGACAAGCCGGAGATGTGGGTGTCGACCGAGACGATCTACCAGTCCCTCTACGTGCAGTCCCGTGGGGCCCTGAAACAGGAGCTGACCCGATACCTGCGCACCGGACGAGCTGTGCGCCGGCCCTGCCGCAAGGCCGGGCAACGCAAGAACCGGGTCCCGGACATGATCAACATCAGCGACCGGCCCGCTGAGGCCAAGGACCGCGCAGTGCCGGGCCATTGGGAGGGTGACCTGATCATTGGCAAGAACAATCAGAGCGCCATCGGAACCCTGGTGGAACGCACCACCAACTACACGATGCTTGTTCACCTGCCCGAGGGTTACAAACCCGAACAGGTCCGTGACGGGCTGGCCGCGAAGATCAAGACACTGCCGGAGGCGCTGCGACGGTCGCTGACCTGGGATCAAGGCACGGAAATGCGCGACTGGAAGCAGGTGCGGGTGGACGCCGGGATCGAGATCTTCTTCTGCGACCCACACTCGCCCTGGCAACGCGGTATCAACGAGAACACCAACGGCCTTTTGCGCCAATACTTCCCGAAAGGCGCCGACCTCTCAGCGTTCACTGCCGCAGAGCTCGACGCGGTCGCCGAGGAGCTCAACGACCGTCCCCGCAAACGCCTAGAGTTCCAGAAACCGATCGAAGTGATCGGCGACCTGCTGTTGCAATGA
- a CDS encoding GNAT family N-acetyltransferase has protein sequence MRLRETVPADLDILLGWVPSEADMVLWSGRTFTWPLDRGQLESYLHNDQRRYWTGLDPESGHPVGHASLLVDADAAMMRLGCVLLDPAARGRGLGRELIREAVRTGFETTEVPAMKLGVYSHNVLARRVYEDLGFKETGQVRSTEVNGQPWHAMEMEWPRLA, from the coding sequence ATGCGCCTGCGAGAGACGGTCCCAGCCGACCTGGACATCCTCTTGGGCTGGGTGCCCTCCGAGGCGGACATGGTGCTCTGGTCCGGGCGCACGTTCACCTGGCCGCTGGATCGCGGGCAGCTGGAGAGCTACCTGCACAATGATCAACGCCGGTACTGGACCGGGCTGGACCCGGAGTCGGGGCATCCGGTCGGTCACGCTTCCCTGCTCGTCGACGCTGACGCGGCCATGATGCGGCTCGGCTGCGTCCTCCTCGACCCGGCAGCTCGCGGGCGTGGTCTGGGACGGGAGCTGATCAGGGAGGCGGTGCGCACGGGCTTCGAGACCACGGAGGTGCCGGCCATGAAACTGGGCGTGTACTCGCACAACGTCCTAGCTCGACGCGTCTACGAGGACCTGGGGTTCAAAGAGACCGGCCAGGTGCGCAGCACCGAGGTGAACGGCCAGCCCTGGCACGCCATGGAGATGGAGTGGCCACGACTGGCCTGA
- the epsC gene encoding serine O-acetyltransferase EpsC, producing MTEPTRPSVLADARSIAAADPAGQGTVATLLSYPGLHAVAAHRIAHRLWSTRWGRPAAQAIATASAKATGITIHPGAVIGHRLFIDHGSEVVLGETSVIGDDVTIYQGASFVGDGSPGRRHAVVGDGVLIGSGAKVIGPITIGAGAKIGAGAVVTRDVAADTTVVGIDV from the coding sequence ATGACCGAGCCCACCCGTCCTAGTGTCCTCGCCGATGCCCGTTCGATCGCTGCCGCCGACCCCGCGGGGCAAGGCACCGTCGCGACGCTGCTGAGCTATCCGGGGCTGCACGCGGTGGCCGCCCACCGCATCGCCCACCGCCTGTGGTCCACCCGGTGGGGCAGACCCGCCGCCCAGGCCATCGCCACCGCCTCCGCGAAGGCCACCGGGATCACCATTCACCCTGGTGCGGTGATCGGGCACCGGCTGTTCATCGACCATGGCAGCGAGGTTGTTCTCGGAGAGACCAGCGTGATCGGTGACGACGTGACCATCTACCAAGGGGCGAGCTTCGTCGGGGATGGCTCCCCGGGTCGGCGCCACGCCGTTGTCGGGGACGGGGTGCTCATCGGTTCCGGGGCGAAGGTCATCGGCCCGATCACCATTGGGGCGGGGGCGAAGATCGGCGCTGGCGCCGTGGTGACCCGTGACGTCGCGGCCGACACCACGGTCGTGGGCATCGACGTGTAA
- a CDS encoding IclR family transcriptional regulator: MKHTGKLIQLVLKATQAVDEVSALGPSIPADLAKALEEPRPSVYRIISALEGSGILRRSPGGLVELGTGILRLAEAATEALVDHAALERVLEGVQSDLGLTSAFWIPRKDTAVCLEQVDSTEVDLHELSSGRILPLHAGAASHVLLAWQPEVLDELLAQEHYAQLAARTPVDADTLRRLVEGTKRDGWRMESNEVVDGIAALGFPVFNPDGSIFGALTAAGLVDQVDNLQEEAMRVLKAAAQTLTDLMADFKPSLAAREFKAPDSNGSVLAKAASLMDALAVERVATSARLAELIGEPLSSIYRMLASLIEAGWIEQLGHRGSYRIGSKMISLAGSLLNQLDLRRASLPILQEIHDATGETVFLCIRSGPRAVCIERIEGKRVNSRRLTLGNSLPLHIGAAPRALLAFDSPKAWEDYAVVLGHSPDFSLGARSRAEFFGKLKDIRDAGFALSDDELTRGMAAVGVPVFDHRGHVMASLSVSGLREGILHEPDDSPSIVDLARDGARRLSAYFGAPSSSV; this comes from the coding sequence ATGAAGCATACGGGCAAGCTGATCCAGCTGGTGCTCAAGGCGACGCAGGCGGTGGACGAAGTATCCGCCCTCGGCCCCTCGATTCCCGCGGATCTGGCGAAGGCCCTGGAGGAACCGCGGCCGTCGGTCTACCGCATCATCAGCGCGCTGGAGGGGTCAGGGATCCTCCGCCGCTCCCCAGGCGGGCTCGTGGAGCTGGGCACCGGCATTTTGAGGCTGGCGGAGGCGGCAACCGAAGCCCTCGTCGACCACGCGGCGCTTGAGCGGGTACTTGAGGGCGTCCAGTCGGATCTCGGCCTCACGTCCGCCTTCTGGATTCCCCGCAAGGACACCGCAGTCTGCTTGGAGCAGGTCGATTCCACCGAGGTTGATCTCCACGAACTCTCGTCCGGGCGCATTCTGCCCCTCCACGCAGGTGCCGCCTCCCATGTGCTGCTGGCTTGGCAGCCCGAGGTTCTGGACGAGCTTCTTGCACAGGAACACTATGCGCAGCTGGCGGCGAGGACACCCGTGGATGCAGACACGCTCCGCCGCCTGGTCGAGGGCACTAAACGGGATGGCTGGAGGATGGAGTCGAACGAGGTTGTCGACGGCATCGCGGCGTTGGGATTTCCCGTCTTCAACCCGGACGGCAGCATATTCGGCGCCTTGACGGCGGCGGGCTTGGTCGACCAGGTAGACAACCTGCAGGAGGAAGCCATGAGGGTCCTCAAGGCCGCCGCTCAGACGTTGACTGATCTCATGGCGGACTTCAAGCCGTCACTCGCAGCCCGTGAATTCAAAGCTCCTGATTCGAACGGATCGGTGCTGGCCAAGGCCGCCTCTCTCATGGACGCCCTGGCTGTCGAACGCGTGGCGACTTCCGCAAGACTCGCGGAGCTCATCGGCGAACCCCTTAGCTCCATCTACCGCATGCTGGCGAGCCTCATTGAAGCCGGCTGGATCGAGCAGCTTGGCCACCGCGGTTCCTATCGAATCGGCAGCAAGATGATCTCCCTCGCGGGGAGTCTCTTGAACCAGTTGGACTTGCGGCGGGCCTCGCTTCCCATACTCCAAGAGATTCACGACGCCACAGGCGAAACGGTGTTCCTGTGCATCAGGAGCGGCCCCCGTGCCGTGTGCATCGAGCGGATCGAGGGCAAGCGTGTGAACAGCCGCCGTTTGACCCTAGGCAACTCCTTGCCCCTGCACATCGGCGCAGCGCCCCGCGCCCTATTGGCTTTCGACTCCCCCAAGGCGTGGGAGGACTACGCGGTGGTCTTGGGCCATAGCCCGGACTTCAGTCTCGGGGCGCGATCCCGGGCGGAGTTCTTCGGGAAGCTCAAAGACATCCGCGATGCCGGCTTCGCGTTGAGCGACGACGAACTGACCCGGGGCATGGCCGCCGTCGGAGTTCCTGTTTTCGACCACCGCGGCCATGTGATGGCGTCCCTGTCTGTGAGCGGACTGCGTGAAGGCATCCTGCACGAACCAGATGACTCGCCCAGCATCGTCGACCTGGCCCGCGATGGGGCGCGGCGATTGTCTGCCTACTTCGGCGCCCCGAGCTCTTCCGTGTAG
- a CDS encoding CynX/NimT family MFS transporter: MSTLPIPPRALPWVVVGIVLVALSLRGPIIAPTPVITQIQSELGLSAATAGLLTGLPVLLFALVTPLASKLIGRFGPEAAVLACLSGVLAGTVIRSAGPTAVVLAGTVVIGTAIAVGNIVVPVIIRRDVSWRRIPTVTAAYTAALNVGSMITALGTAPLAAAVGWRWALVAWGALTVVALVFWLVVARRRTGTPPAASTPAEPSTATGTLRQARGTGQVRRIGWWLTLAFCGQAFSYYSVTAWLPTLLADTRGLSLAASGASASLFQVAAIAGALGVPLLADRAPAWTPVVLVGGLWIALPVGLLLAPEGYLVWSVIGGVAQGGGFTTIFSIVARIVRTDAEAAATSARIQGAGYLAATVGPPLVGALNAGTGGWTVPLLVVLGATLVFLAGGLLAVAETRPTHKSPSVEASQ; the protein is encoded by the coding sequence ATGAGCACGCTCCCCATCCCGCCGCGCGCCCTGCCGTGGGTCGTCGTCGGCATCGTGCTCGTCGCGCTGAGCCTGCGCGGGCCGATCATCGCCCCGACCCCCGTCATCACGCAGATCCAGTCCGAGCTCGGGCTCTCGGCGGCGACCGCGGGCCTGCTCACGGGTCTGCCGGTGCTGCTCTTCGCACTGGTCACCCCGCTGGCCTCGAAGCTGATCGGACGCTTCGGGCCCGAGGCGGCCGTCTTGGCGTGCCTGAGCGGCGTGCTGGCCGGGACCGTGATCCGCTCGGCGGGCCCCACCGCGGTGGTCCTGGCCGGCACCGTGGTCATCGGTACTGCGATCGCCGTGGGCAACATCGTGGTCCCGGTGATCATCCGCCGCGACGTCTCCTGGCGCCGGATCCCCACGGTGACCGCCGCCTACACCGCCGCCCTCAACGTCGGGTCGATGATCACCGCCCTGGGCACTGCGCCGCTGGCCGCGGCGGTCGGGTGGCGCTGGGCCCTGGTCGCCTGGGGCGCCCTGACCGTGGTGGCCCTCGTCTTCTGGCTGGTCGTGGCGCGCCGCCGGACCGGCACACCGCCCGCGGCCTCCACCCCGGCCGAACCCAGCACGGCCACCGGGACGCTGAGGCAGGCCCGGGGCACGGGCCAGGTCCGGCGCATCGGCTGGTGGCTGACGCTGGCGTTCTGCGGGCAGGCCTTCTCCTACTACTCCGTCACCGCGTGGCTGCCCACCCTGCTGGCCGACACCCGGGGGCTGAGTCTGGCCGCCTCCGGGGCCAGCGCTTCCCTGTTCCAGGTCGCCGCCATCGCCGGCGCCCTGGGGGTGCCCCTGCTGGCCGACCGGGCCCCGGCGTGGACGCCGGTGGTCCTCGTCGGAGGGCTGTGGATCGCCCTGCCCGTCGGGCTGCTGCTCGCCCCCGAGGGCTACCTCGTGTGGTCCGTCATTGGCGGCGTCGCCCAGGGCGGGGGCTTCACCACGATTTTTTCGATCGTCGCACGCATCGTGCGGACCGACGCCGAGGCCGCGGCGACCTCCGCCCGCATCCAGGGCGCCGGCTACCTCGCCGCCACGGTCGGCCCACCCCTGGTCGGGGCGCTAAACGCCGGCACCGGAGGATGGACCGTGCCGCTCTTGGTCGTCCTCGGCGCCACCCTGGTGTTCCTGGCCGGCGGCCTCCTGGCCGTCGCCGAGACCCGCCCCACCCATAAGAGTCCATCAGTGGAAGCATCCCAATGA
- a CDS encoding sugar porter family MFS transporter: MSHNTADGTRVALPPLTQGPHRKRLGLISVVACLGGLLFGYDTGVTNGAEGPMAQDLGLNLLQLGVVISSLIFAAAVGALVWGRVSDAWGRRRTIILLAVLFFAGTALVVLTPTPAEEGTFSLTGYTVLVCGRILIGLAVGGASTVVPVYLAELAPYEIRGSITGRNELAIVFGQLSAFVMNAVIAVTLGDVVEGIWRIMFAVSALPAIGLFIGMLRMPESPRWLTEKGRYDEALAVLETVRPADRAKAELQEIERIAAIEVQAHQIGLKAVLTNKWLLRIILVGIGVSMTQQLTGINSVMYYGTRILEESGMTAQQAVLANIAFGAVAVIGGIIALYNMDRLDRRKTFIIGLSLTTTCHLLIGIAGNLLPEGHPARPIVILILVVAFVLSMQTFLNVAVWVWLAEIFPLHMRGLGIGISVFFGWTMNGFLALFFPSLVAAVGISGTFFLFAGIGVLALIFVATQVPETRARSLEDLEEDVSTGAIYQVAKPADAHQS, encoded by the coding sequence CGAGGGGCCGATGGCCCAGGACCTGGGACTGAACCTGCTCCAGCTGGGCGTGGTGATCAGCTCCCTCATCTTCGCCGCCGCCGTCGGCGCCCTGGTCTGGGGCCGGGTCTCGGACGCCTGGGGCCGGCGCCGGACGATCATCCTGCTGGCCGTGCTGTTCTTCGCCGGCACCGCCCTGGTGGTCCTCACCCCCACGCCTGCTGAGGAGGGAACGTTCTCCCTGACCGGGTACACGGTCCTGGTCTGCGGCCGGATCCTGATCGGCCTCGCCGTCGGCGGAGCCTCCACGGTCGTGCCGGTGTACCTGGCCGAGCTCGCCCCCTACGAGATCCGCGGGTCGATCACCGGCCGCAACGAACTGGCGATCGTGTTCGGACAGCTCTCCGCCTTCGTGATGAACGCGGTCATCGCCGTCACCCTCGGCGACGTCGTGGAGGGCATCTGGCGGATCATGTTCGCCGTCTCCGCGCTGCCGGCGATCGGACTGTTCATCGGGATGCTGCGCATGCCCGAGTCCCCGCGCTGGCTCACCGAGAAGGGCCGGTACGACGAGGCCCTGGCGGTGCTGGAGACGGTCCGCCCGGCCGACCGGGCCAAGGCCGAGCTGCAGGAGATCGAGCGCATCGCCGCCATCGAGGTCCAGGCCCACCAGATCGGGCTGAAAGCGGTCCTGACGAACAAGTGGTTGCTGCGGATCATCCTGGTCGGCATCGGGGTCTCCATGACCCAGCAGCTGACCGGCATCAACTCCGTCATGTACTACGGCACTCGTATTCTGGAGGAGTCCGGGATGACAGCGCAGCAGGCCGTGCTGGCCAACATCGCCTTCGGTGCCGTGGCCGTGATCGGTGGCATCATCGCCCTGTACAACATGGACCGGCTCGACCGGCGCAAGACCTTCATCATCGGCTTGAGCCTCACCACGACCTGCCACCTGCTGATCGGGATCGCCGGCAACCTGCTGCCCGAAGGCCACCCGGCCCGCCCGATCGTGATCCTCATCCTCGTGGTCGCCTTCGTGCTCTCGATGCAGACGTTCCTCAACGTCGCCGTCTGGGTGTGGCTGGCGGAGATCTTCCCGCTGCACATGCGGGGACTGGGCATCGGCATCTCGGTGTTCTTCGGCTGGACCATGAACGGTTTCCTGGCCCTGTTCTTCCCCTCCCTCGTTGCCGCGGTCGGGATCTCGGGCACGTTCTTCCTCTTCGCCGGCATCGGCGTCCTCGCCCTGATCTTCGTGGCCACCCAGGTCCCCGAGACCCGGGCCCGCTCCCTGGAAGATCTCGAGGAGGACGTCTCCACCGGGGCCATCTACCAGGTCGCCAAGCCCGCCGACGCCCACCAGTCCTGA